One Geomonas agri genomic region harbors:
- a CDS encoding asparagine synthase-related protein, protein MLSGSRPKRRIERTGPSRARGGMIALTREPSGSLASTFKEAKVRDYWGRRPDSSRRPRLLERLYPYIFNNPSRGRSFLQEFFAARPEQLDAPFFSHAVRWGGGIRNLAFLSPEYRSCLAGYDPREELARWLPESFAGRDLMCRAQVLEIELFLAGFLLSSQGDRVAMAHSVEMRHPFLDYRVIDFAFRLPAKWKMRGLQEKYLLRRACRDLLPQRIASRGKHPYRAPVSALFTAAAPADYVDDLLSGQSLKASGYFDAAKVARLYQRVLEAPPGTVGEFSNMALMGVLSTEILHRQFLASASYRGVRKVTPDLVRYGAERKIKGGDWQSATPPADGRDHGTAEGA, encoded by the coding sequence ATGCTGAGCGGGTCGCGACCGAAGCGGCGGATTGAGAGGACCGGGCCGTCCAGGGCCAGGGGAGGGATGATCGCATTGACGCGGGAACCGTCGGGGAGCCTGGCGTCGACGTTCAAAGAGGCAAAGGTCAGGGATTACTGGGGGCGGCGTCCGGACTCGTCCCGGCGGCCCAGGCTCCTGGAGCGTCTCTACCCCTACATCTTCAATAATCCCTCGCGGGGACGCTCCTTCTTGCAAGAGTTCTTCGCCGCCAGGCCGGAGCAGCTCGACGCCCCCTTCTTTTCCCACGCTGTGCGCTGGGGGGGCGGGATCCGTAACCTCGCCTTTCTGTCCCCGGAGTACCGCAGCTGCCTTGCCGGCTACGACCCACGGGAGGAACTGGCCCGCTGGCTGCCGGAGAGCTTTGCCGGCAGGGATCTTATGTGTCGGGCTCAGGTGCTGGAAATCGAGCTCTTCCTGGCGGGTTTCCTCCTCTCCTCGCAGGGAGACCGGGTGGCCATGGCGCACTCGGTGGAGATGCGCCACCCCTTCCTGGACTACCGGGTGATCGACTTCGCTTTCCGGCTTCCCGCCAAGTGGAAGATGAGGGGGCTGCAGGAGAAGTACTTACTGCGCAGGGCGTGCCGCGACCTGCTGCCGCAGCGGATTGCCAGCAGGGGCAAGCATCCGTACCGGGCGCCGGTAAGTGCACTGTTCACTGCGGCCGCGCCCGCCGACTATGTGGACGACCTGCTGTCCGGGCAGAGCCTGAAGGCGAGCGGGTACTTCGACGCCGCAAAGGTGGCGCGGCTGTACCAACGGGTGCTCGAGGCCCCGCCGGGGACGGTGGGGGAATTCTCCAACATGGCCCTGATGGGGGTCCTCTCCACCGAGATCCTGCACCGGCAGTTCCTGGCATCCGCCTCCTACAGGGGAGTGCGGAAGGTGACCCCGGACCTGGTGCGTTACGGTGCCGAGCGGAAGATAAAAGGGGGGGACTGGCAATCTGCGACGCCCCCTGCGGACGGGAGAGACCATGGAACTGCAGAGGGTGCATAG